From the Lathyrus oleraceus cultivar Zhongwan6 chromosome 4, CAAS_Psat_ZW6_1.0, whole genome shotgun sequence genome, one window contains:
- the LOC127135704 gene encoding uncharacterized protein LOC127135704, with protein MDSINRNNHRELQESIILLLSRWYALQMAIKNQWGGCDSLHKSHQLASNLFSWLSKSNEPICVEDLENILHEFMLLTFNTEVEDGSIEQVAEQLIGLHEDCLLRQSY; from the exons ATGGATTCCATCAACAGAAACAACCATCGAGAATTGCAAGAGAGTATCATTTTGCTTCTCTCACGTTGGTATGCTCTTCAAATGGCCATCAAGAACCAATGGGGTGGTTGTGATTCCCTCCACAAGTCACACCAACTTGCTTCAAATTTATTCTCATGGCTTTCCAAATCCAATG AACCAATTTGCGTTGAAGATTTAGAAAATATACTCCATGAATTCATGTTGCTTACATTCAATACAGAGGTAGAAGATGGTAGCATTGAACAG GTAGCGGAACAATTGATAGGTCTCCATGAAGATTGTTTGTTACGTCAATCATATTAA